A region from the Macaca mulatta isolate MMU2019108-1 chromosome 13, T2T-MMU8v2.0, whole genome shotgun sequence genome encodes:
- the DCTN1 gene encoding dynactin subunit 1 isoform X36, whose product MAQSKRHVYSRTPSGSRMSAEASARPLRVGSRVEVIGKGHRGTVAYVGATLFATGKWVGVILDEAKGKNDGTVQGRKYFTCDEGHGIFVRQSQIQVFEDGADTTSPETPDSSASKVLKREGTDTTAKTSKLRGLKPKKAPTARKPTRPASTGVAGASSSLGPSGSASAGELSSSEPSTPAQTPLAAPIIPTPALTSPGAVPPLPSPSKEEEGLRAQVRDLEEKLETLRLKRAEDKAKLKELEKHKIQLEQVQEWKSKMQEQQADLQRRLKEARKEAKEALEAKERYMEEMADTADAIEMATLDKEMAEERAESLQQEVEALKERVDELTTDLEILKAEIEEKGSDGAASSYQLKQLEEQNARLKDALVRMRDLSSSEKQEHVKLQKLMEKKNQELEVVRQQRERLQEELSQAESTIDELKEQVDAALGAEEMVEMLTDRNLNLEEKVRELRETVGDLEAMNEMNDELQENARETELELREQLDMAGARVREAQKRVEAAQETVADYQQTIKKYRQLTAHLQDVNRELTNQQEASVERQQQPPPETFDFKIKFAETKAHAKAIEMELRQMEVAQANRHMSLLTAFMPDSFLRPGGDHDCVLVLLLMPRLICKAELIRKQAQEKFELSENCSERPGLRGAAGEQLSFAAGLVYSLSLLQATLHRYEHALSQCSVDVYKKVGSLYPEMSAHERSLDFLIELLHKDQLDETVNVEPLTKAIKYYQHLYSIHLAEQPEDCTMQLADHIKFTQSALDCMSVEVGRLRAFLQGGQEATDIALLLRDLETSCSDIRQFCKKIRRRMPGTDAPGIPAALAFGPQVSDTLLDCRKHLTWVVAVLQEVAAAAAQLIAPLAENEGLPVAALEELAFKASEQIYGTPSSSPYECLRQSCNILISTMNKLATAMQEGEYDAERPPSKPPPVELRAAALRAEITDAEGLGLKLEDRETVIKELKKSLKIKGEELSEANVRLSLLEKKLDSAAKDADERIEKVQTRLEETQALLRKKEKDFEETMDALQADIDQLEAEKTELKQRLNSQSKRTIEGLRSPPPSGIATLVSGIAGGEYSGIGSRAVPGQAPGSVPGPGLVKDSPLLLQQISAMRLHISQLQHENNILKGAQMKASLASLPPLHVAKLSHEGPGSELPAGALYRKTSQLLETLNQLSTHTHVVDITRTSPATKSPSAQLMEQVAQLKSLSDTIEKLKDEVLKETVSQRPGATVPTDFATFPSSAFLRAKEEQQDDTVYMGKVTFSCAAGLGQRHRLVLTQEQLHQLHSRLIS is encoded by the exons ATCCAGGTATTTGAAGATGGAGCAGATACTACTTCCCCAGAGACACCcgattcttctgcttcaaaaGTCCTCAAAAGAG AGGGAACTGATACAACTGCAAAGACTAGCAAACTG CGGGGACTGAAGCCTAAGAAG GCACCGACAGCCCGAAAG CCCACCCGCCCAGCCAGTACTGGGGTGGCTGGGGCCAGTAGCTCCCTGGGCCCCTCTGGCTCAGCGTCAGCAGGTGAGCTGAGCAGCAGTGAGCCCAGCACCCCGGCTCAGACTCCGCTGGCAGCACCCATCATCCCCACGCCGGCCCTCACCTCTCCTGGAGCAGTCCCCCCACTTCCTTCCCCCTCCAAG gaggaggagggactaAGGGCTCAGGTGCGGGACCTGGAGGAAAAACTAGAGACCCTGAGACTGAAACGGGCAGAAGACAAAGCAAAGCTAAAAGAGCTGGAGAAACACAAAATCCAACTGGAGCAGGTGCAGGAATGGAAGAGCAAAATGCAGGAGCAGCAGGCCGACCTGCAGCGGCGCCTCAAGGAGGCGAGAAAG GAAGCCAAGGAGGCGCTGGAGGCAAAGGAACGTTATATGGAGGAGATGGCTGATACTGCTGATGCCATTGAGATGGCCACTTTGGACAAGGAGATGGCTGAAGAGCGGGCTGAGTCCCTGCAGCAGGAGGTGGAGGCACTGAAAGAGCGAGTGGACGAGCTCACCACTGACTTAGAGATCCTCAAGGCTGAGATTGAAGAGAAGG GCTCAGATGGCGCTGCATCCAGTTATCAGCTCAAGCAGCTTGAGGAGCAGAACGCCCGCCTGAAGGATGCCCTGGTGAG GATGCGGGATCTTTCTTCCTCAGAGAAGCAGGAGCATGTGAAGCTCCAGAAGCTCATGGAAAAGAAGAACCAAGAACTGGAAGTTGTGAGGCAGCAGCGGGAGCGTCTGCAGGAGGAGCTAAGCCAGGCAGAGAGCACCATTGATGAGCTCAAGGAGCAG GTGGATGCTGCTCTGGGTGCTGAGGAGATGGTGGAGATGCTGACAGATCGGAACCTGAATCTGGAAGAGAAAGTGCGCGAGTTGAGGGAGACTGTGGGAGACTTG GAAGCGATGAATGAGATGAACGACGAGCTGCAGGAGAATGCACGTGAGACAGAACTGGAGCTGCGGGAGCAGCTGGACATGGCGGGCGCGCGGGTTCGTGAGGCCCAGAAGCGTGTGGAGGCAGCCCAGGAGACGGTTGCAGACTACCAGCAGACCATTAAGAAGTACCGCCAGCTGACCGCCCATCTTCAG GATGTGAATCGGGAACTGACAAACCAGCAGGAAGCATCTGTGGAGAGGCAACAGCAGCCACCTCCAGAGACCTTTGACTTCAAAATCAAGTTTGCTGAGACTAAGGCCCATGCCAAG GCAATTGAGATGGAATTGAGGCAGATGGAGGTGGCCCAGGCCAACCGACACATGTCCCTGCTGACAGCCTTCATGCCTGACAGCTTCCTTCGGCCAGGTGGGGACCATGACTGCGTTCTGGTGCTGCTACTCATGCCTCGTCTCATTTGCAAG GCAGAGCTGATCCGGAAGCAGGCCCAGGAGAAGTTTGAACTAAGTGAGAACTGTTCAGAGCGGCCTGGGCTGCGAGGAGCTGCTGGGGAACAACTCAGCTTTGCTGCTGGACTGGTGTACTCGCTGAGCCTACTGCAGGCCACGCTACACCGCTATGAGCA TGCCCTCTCTCAGTGCAGTGTGGATGTGTATAAGAAAGTGGGCAGCCTCTACCCTGAGATGAGTGCCCATGAGCGTTCATTGGATTTCCTCATTGAACTGCTGCACAAGGATCAGCTGGATGAGACTGTCAATGTGGAGCCTCTCACCAAGGCCATCAAGTACTATCAG CATCTATACAGCATCCACCTTGCCGAACAGCCTGAGGACTGTACTATGCAGCTGGCTGACCACATTAAG TTCACGCAAAGTGCTCTGGACTGCATGAGTGTGGAGGTAGGACGGCTGCGTGCCTTCTTGCAG GGTGGGCAGGAGGCTACAGATATTGCCCTTCTGCTCCGGGATCTGGAAACTTCGTGCAGTGACATCCGCCAGTTCTGCAAGAAGATCCGAAGGCGAATGCCAGGGACAGATGCTCCTGGGATCCCAGCTGCACTGGCCTTTGGACCACAG GTATCTGACACGCTCCTAGACTGCAGGAAACACTTGACGTGGGTCGTGGCTGTGCTGCAGGAGGTGGCAGCTGCTGCTGCCCAGCTCATTGCCCCACTGGCGGAGAATGAGGGGCTACCTGTGGCTGCCCTGGAGGAACTGGCTTTCAAAGCAAGCGAGCAG ATCTATGGGACCCCTTCCAGCAGCCCCTATGAGTGTCTGCGCCAGTCATGCAACATCCTCATCAGTACCATGAACAAGCTGGCCACAGCCATGCAGGAGGGGGAGTATGATGCAGAGCGGCCCCCCAGCAAG CCTCCACCAGTTGAGTTGCGGGCTGCCGCCCTTCGTGCAGAGATCACAGATGCTGAAGGACTGGGTTTGAAGCTCGAAGATCGAGAGACAGTTATTAAGGAGTTGAAGAAGTCACTCAAGATTAAG GGAGAGGAGCTAAGTGAGGCCAACGTGCGGCTGAGCCTCCTGGAGAAGAAGTTGGACAGTGCTGCCAAGGATGCAGATGAGCGTATCGAGAAAGTCCAGACTCGGCTGGAGGAGACCCAGGCACTGCTGCGGAAGAAGGAGAA AGATTTTGAGGAGACAATGGATGCACTCCAGGCTGACATTGACCAGCTGGAGGCAGAGAAGACAGAACTAAAGCAACGGCTGAACAGCCAGTCTAAGCGCACAATTGAGGGGCTCCGGAGCCCTCCTCCTTCAGGCATTGCTACTCTGGTCTCTGGCATTGCTGGTGGTGAGTACAGTGGAATAGGCAGCA GAGCTGTCCCTGGGCAGGCTCCAGGGTctgtgccaggcccagggctggTGAAAGACTCACCACTGCTGCTTCAGCAGATCTCTGCCATGAGGCTGCACATCTCCCAGCTCCAGCATGAGAATAACATCCTCAAG GGAGCCCAGATGAAGGCATCCTTGGCATCCCTGCCCCCTCTGCATGTTGCAAAGCTATCCCATGAGGGCCCTGGCAGTGAGTTACCAGCTGGAGCGCTGTATCGTAAGACCAGCCAGCTGCTGGAGACGTTGAATCAGTtgagcacacatacacacgtagTAGACATCACTCGCACTAGCCCTG CTACCAAGAGTCCATCAGCCCAACTTATGGAGCAAGTGGCTCAGCTTAAGTCCCTGAGTGACACCATTGAGAAGCTCAAG GATGAGGTCCTCAAGGAGACAGTATCTCAGCGCCCTGGAGCCACAGTACCCACTGACTTTGCCACCTTCCCTTCATCAGCCTTCCTCAGG GCCAAGGAGGAGCAGCAGGATGACACAGTCTACATGGGCAAAGTGACCTTCTCCTGTGCGGCTGGTCTTGGACAGCGACACCGGCTGGTGCTGACCCAGGAACAGCTGCACCAGCTTCACAGTCGCCTCATCTCCTAA
- the DCTN1 gene encoding dynactin subunit 1 isoform X3 yields MSAEASARPLRVGSRVEVIGKGHRGTVAYVGATLFATGKWVGVILDEAKGKNDGTVQGRKYFTCDEGHGIFVRQSQIQVFEDGADTTSPETPDSSASKVLKREGTDTTAKTSKLVSGLGAPTARKTTTRRPKPTRPASTGVAGASSSLGPSGSASAGELSSSEPSTPAQTPLAAPIIPTPALTSPGAVPPLPSPSKEEEGLRAQVRDLEEKLETLRLKRAEDKAKLKELEKHKIQLEQVQEWKSKMQEQQADLQRRLKEARKEAKEALEAKERYMEEMADTADAIEMATLDKEMAEERAESLQQEVEALKERVDELTTDLEILKAEIEEKGSDGAASSYQLKQLEEQNARLKDALVRMRDLSSSEKQEHVKLQKLMEKKNQELEVVRQQRERLQEELSQAESTIDELKEQVDAALGAEEMVEMLTDRNLNLEEKVRELRETVGDLEAMNEMNDELQENARETELELREQLDMAGARVREAQKRVEAAQETVADYQQTIKKYRQLTAHLQDVNRELTNQQEASVERQQQPPPETFDFKIKFAETKAHAKAIEMELRQMEVAQANRHMSLLTAFMPDSFLRPGGDHDCVLVLLLMPRLICKAELIRKQAQEKFELSENCSERPGLRGAAGEQLSFAAGLVYSLSLLQATLHRYEHALSQCSVDVYKKVGSLYPEMSAHERSLDFLIELLHKDQLDETVNVEPLTKAIKYYQHLYSIHLAEQPEDCTMQLADHIKFTQSALDCMSVEVGRLRAFLQGGQEATDIALLLRDLETSCSDIRQFCKKIRRRMPGTDAPGIPAALAFGPQVSDTLLDCRKHLTWVVAVLQEVAAAAAQLIAPLAENEGLPVAALEELAFKASEQIYGTPSSSPYECLRQSCNILISTMNKLATAMQEGEYDAERPPSKPPPVELRAAALRAEITDAEGLGLKLEDRETVIKELKKSLKIKGEELSEANVRLSLLEKKLDSAAKDADERIEKVQTRLEETQALLRKKEKDFEETMDALQADIDQLEAEKTELKQRLNSQSKRTIEGLRSPPPSGIATLVSGIAGGEYSGIGSRAVPGQAPGSVPGPGLVKDSPLLLQQISAMRLHISQLQHENNILKGAQMKASLASLPPLHVAKLSHEGPGSELPAGALYRKTSQLLETLNQLSTHTHVVDITRTSPATKSPSAQLMEQVAQLKSLSDTIEKLKDEVLKETVSQRPGATVPTDFATFPSSAFLRAKEEQQDDTVYMGKVTFSCAAGLGQRHRLVLTQEQLHQLHSRLIS; encoded by the exons ATCCAGGTATTTGAAGATGGAGCAGATACTACTTCCCCAGAGACACCcgattcttctgcttcaaaaGTCCTCAAAAGAG AGGGAACTGATACAACTGCAAAGACTAGCAAACTGGTGAGTGGTTTGGGG GCACCGACAGCCCGAAAG ACCACAACTCGGCGGCCCAAG CCCACCCGCCCAGCCAGTACTGGGGTGGCTGGGGCCAGTAGCTCCCTGGGCCCCTCTGGCTCAGCGTCAGCAGGTGAGCTGAGCAGCAGTGAGCCCAGCACCCCGGCTCAGACTCCGCTGGCAGCACCCATCATCCCCACGCCGGCCCTCACCTCTCCTGGAGCAGTCCCCCCACTTCCTTCCCCCTCCAAG gaggaggagggactaAGGGCTCAGGTGCGGGACCTGGAGGAAAAACTAGAGACCCTGAGACTGAAACGGGCAGAAGACAAAGCAAAGCTAAAAGAGCTGGAGAAACACAAAATCCAACTGGAGCAGGTGCAGGAATGGAAGAGCAAAATGCAGGAGCAGCAGGCCGACCTGCAGCGGCGCCTCAAGGAGGCGAGAAAG GAAGCCAAGGAGGCGCTGGAGGCAAAGGAACGTTATATGGAGGAGATGGCTGATACTGCTGATGCCATTGAGATGGCCACTTTGGACAAGGAGATGGCTGAAGAGCGGGCTGAGTCCCTGCAGCAGGAGGTGGAGGCACTGAAAGAGCGAGTGGACGAGCTCACCACTGACTTAGAGATCCTCAAGGCTGAGATTGAAGAGAAGG GCTCAGATGGCGCTGCATCCAGTTATCAGCTCAAGCAGCTTGAGGAGCAGAACGCCCGCCTGAAGGATGCCCTGGTGAG GATGCGGGATCTTTCTTCCTCAGAGAAGCAGGAGCATGTGAAGCTCCAGAAGCTCATGGAAAAGAAGAACCAAGAACTGGAAGTTGTGAGGCAGCAGCGGGAGCGTCTGCAGGAGGAGCTAAGCCAGGCAGAGAGCACCATTGATGAGCTCAAGGAGCAG GTGGATGCTGCTCTGGGTGCTGAGGAGATGGTGGAGATGCTGACAGATCGGAACCTGAATCTGGAAGAGAAAGTGCGCGAGTTGAGGGAGACTGTGGGAGACTTG GAAGCGATGAATGAGATGAACGACGAGCTGCAGGAGAATGCACGTGAGACAGAACTGGAGCTGCGGGAGCAGCTGGACATGGCGGGCGCGCGGGTTCGTGAGGCCCAGAAGCGTGTGGAGGCAGCCCAGGAGACGGTTGCAGACTACCAGCAGACCATTAAGAAGTACCGCCAGCTGACCGCCCATCTTCAG GATGTGAATCGGGAACTGACAAACCAGCAGGAAGCATCTGTGGAGAGGCAACAGCAGCCACCTCCAGAGACCTTTGACTTCAAAATCAAGTTTGCTGAGACTAAGGCCCATGCCAAG GCAATTGAGATGGAATTGAGGCAGATGGAGGTGGCCCAGGCCAACCGACACATGTCCCTGCTGACAGCCTTCATGCCTGACAGCTTCCTTCGGCCAGGTGGGGACCATGACTGCGTTCTGGTGCTGCTACTCATGCCTCGTCTCATTTGCAAG GCAGAGCTGATCCGGAAGCAGGCCCAGGAGAAGTTTGAACTAAGTGAGAACTGTTCAGAGCGGCCTGGGCTGCGAGGAGCTGCTGGGGAACAACTCAGCTTTGCTGCTGGACTGGTGTACTCGCTGAGCCTACTGCAGGCCACGCTACACCGCTATGAGCA TGCCCTCTCTCAGTGCAGTGTGGATGTGTATAAGAAAGTGGGCAGCCTCTACCCTGAGATGAGTGCCCATGAGCGTTCATTGGATTTCCTCATTGAACTGCTGCACAAGGATCAGCTGGATGAGACTGTCAATGTGGAGCCTCTCACCAAGGCCATCAAGTACTATCAG CATCTATACAGCATCCACCTTGCCGAACAGCCTGAGGACTGTACTATGCAGCTGGCTGACCACATTAAG TTCACGCAAAGTGCTCTGGACTGCATGAGTGTGGAGGTAGGACGGCTGCGTGCCTTCTTGCAG GGTGGGCAGGAGGCTACAGATATTGCCCTTCTGCTCCGGGATCTGGAAACTTCGTGCAGTGACATCCGCCAGTTCTGCAAGAAGATCCGAAGGCGAATGCCAGGGACAGATGCTCCTGGGATCCCAGCTGCACTGGCCTTTGGACCACAG GTATCTGACACGCTCCTAGACTGCAGGAAACACTTGACGTGGGTCGTGGCTGTGCTGCAGGAGGTGGCAGCTGCTGCTGCCCAGCTCATTGCCCCACTGGCGGAGAATGAGGGGCTACCTGTGGCTGCCCTGGAGGAACTGGCTTTCAAAGCAAGCGAGCAG ATCTATGGGACCCCTTCCAGCAGCCCCTATGAGTGTCTGCGCCAGTCATGCAACATCCTCATCAGTACCATGAACAAGCTGGCCACAGCCATGCAGGAGGGGGAGTATGATGCAGAGCGGCCCCCCAGCAAG CCTCCACCAGTTGAGTTGCGGGCTGCCGCCCTTCGTGCAGAGATCACAGATGCTGAAGGACTGGGTTTGAAGCTCGAAGATCGAGAGACAGTTATTAAGGAGTTGAAGAAGTCACTCAAGATTAAG GGAGAGGAGCTAAGTGAGGCCAACGTGCGGCTGAGCCTCCTGGAGAAGAAGTTGGACAGTGCTGCCAAGGATGCAGATGAGCGTATCGAGAAAGTCCAGACTCGGCTGGAGGAGACCCAGGCACTGCTGCGGAAGAAGGAGAA AGATTTTGAGGAGACAATGGATGCACTCCAGGCTGACATTGACCAGCTGGAGGCAGAGAAGACAGAACTAAAGCAACGGCTGAACAGCCAGTCTAAGCGCACAATTGAGGGGCTCCGGAGCCCTCCTCCTTCAGGCATTGCTACTCTGGTCTCTGGCATTGCTGGTGGTGAGTACAGTGGAATAGGCAGCA GAGCTGTCCCTGGGCAGGCTCCAGGGTctgtgccaggcccagggctggTGAAAGACTCACCACTGCTGCTTCAGCAGATCTCTGCCATGAGGCTGCACATCTCCCAGCTCCAGCATGAGAATAACATCCTCAAG GGAGCCCAGATGAAGGCATCCTTGGCATCCCTGCCCCCTCTGCATGTTGCAAAGCTATCCCATGAGGGCCCTGGCAGTGAGTTACCAGCTGGAGCGCTGTATCGTAAGACCAGCCAGCTGCTGGAGACGTTGAATCAGTtgagcacacatacacacgtagTAGACATCACTCGCACTAGCCCTG CTACCAAGAGTCCATCAGCCCAACTTATGGAGCAAGTGGCTCAGCTTAAGTCCCTGAGTGACACCATTGAGAAGCTCAAG GATGAGGTCCTCAAGGAGACAGTATCTCAGCGCCCTGGAGCCACAGTACCCACTGACTTTGCCACCTTCCCTTCATCAGCCTTCCTCAGG GCCAAGGAGGAGCAGCAGGATGACACAGTCTACATGGGCAAAGTGACCTTCTCCTGTGCGGCTGGTCTTGGACAGCGACACCGGCTGGTGCTGACCCAGGAACAGCTGCACCAGCTTCACAGTCGCCTCATCTCCTAA
- the DCTN1 gene encoding dynactin subunit 1 isoform X20 has translation MSAEASARPLRVGSRVEVIGKGHRGTVAYVGATLFATGKWVGVILDEAKGKNDGTVQGRKYFTCDEGHGIFVRQSQIQVFEDGADTTSPETPDSSASKVLKREGTDTTAKTSKLTTTRRPKPTRPASTGVAGASSSLGPSGSASAGELSSSEPSTPAQTPLAAPIIPTPALTSPGAVPPLPSPSKEEEGLRAQVRDLEEKLETLRLKRAEDKAKLKELEKHKIQLEQVQEWKSKMQEQQADLQRRLKEARKEAKEALEAKERYMEEMADTADAIEMATLDKEMAEERAESLQQEVEALKERVDELTTDLEILKAEIEEKGSDGAASSYQLKQLEEQNARLKDALVRMRDLSSSEKQEHVKLQKLMEKKNQELEVVRQQRERLQEELSQAESTIDELKEQVDAALGAEEMVEMLTDRNLNLEEKVRELRETVGDLEAMNEMNDELQENARETELELREQLDMAGARVREAQKRVEAAQETVADYQQTIKKYRQLTAHLQDVNRELTNQQEASVERQQQPPPETFDFKIKFAETKAHAKAIEMELRQMEVAQANRHMSLLTAFMPDSFLRPGGDHDCVLVLLLMPRLICKAELIRKQAQEKFELSENCSERPGLRGAAGEQLSFAAGLVYSLSLLQATLHRYEHALSQCSVDVYKKVGSLYPEMSAHERSLDFLIELLHKDQLDETVNVEPLTKAIKYYQHLYSIHLAEQPEDCTMQLADHIKFTQSALDCMSVEVGRLRAFLQGGQEATDIALLLRDLETSCSDIRQFCKKIRRRMPGTDAPGIPAALAFGPQVSDTLLDCRKHLTWVVAVLQEVAAAAAQLIAPLAENEGLPVAALEELAFKASEQIYGTPSSSPYECLRQSCNILISTMNKLATAMQEGEYDAERPPSKPPPVELRAAALRAEITDAEGLGLKLEDRETVIKELKKSLKIKGEELSEANVRLSLLEKKLDSAAKDADERIEKVQTRLEETQALLRKKEKDFEETMDALQADIDQLEAEKTELKQRLNSQSKRTIEGLRSPPPSGIATLVSGIAGGEYSGIGSRAVPGQAPGSVPGPGLVKDSPLLLQQISAMRLHISQLQHENNILKGAQMKASLASLPPLHVAKLSHEGPGSELPAGALYRKTSQLLETLNQLSTHTHVVDITRTSPATKSPSAQLMEQVAQLKSLSDTIEKLKDEVLKETVSQRPGATVPTDFATFPSSAFLRAKEEQQDDTVYMGKVTFSCAAGLGQRHRLVLTQEQLHQLHSRLIS, from the exons ATCCAGGTATTTGAAGATGGAGCAGATACTACTTCCCCAGAGACACCcgattcttctgcttcaaaaGTCCTCAAAAGAG AGGGAACTGATACAACTGCAAAGACTAGCAAACTG ACCACAACTCGGCGGCCCAAG CCCACCCGCCCAGCCAGTACTGGGGTGGCTGGGGCCAGTAGCTCCCTGGGCCCCTCTGGCTCAGCGTCAGCAGGTGAGCTGAGCAGCAGTGAGCCCAGCACCCCGGCTCAGACTCCGCTGGCAGCACCCATCATCCCCACGCCGGCCCTCACCTCTCCTGGAGCAGTCCCCCCACTTCCTTCCCCCTCCAAG gaggaggagggactaAGGGCTCAGGTGCGGGACCTGGAGGAAAAACTAGAGACCCTGAGACTGAAACGGGCAGAAGACAAAGCAAAGCTAAAAGAGCTGGAGAAACACAAAATCCAACTGGAGCAGGTGCAGGAATGGAAGAGCAAAATGCAGGAGCAGCAGGCCGACCTGCAGCGGCGCCTCAAGGAGGCGAGAAAG GAAGCCAAGGAGGCGCTGGAGGCAAAGGAACGTTATATGGAGGAGATGGCTGATACTGCTGATGCCATTGAGATGGCCACTTTGGACAAGGAGATGGCTGAAGAGCGGGCTGAGTCCCTGCAGCAGGAGGTGGAGGCACTGAAAGAGCGAGTGGACGAGCTCACCACTGACTTAGAGATCCTCAAGGCTGAGATTGAAGAGAAGG GCTCAGATGGCGCTGCATCCAGTTATCAGCTCAAGCAGCTTGAGGAGCAGAACGCCCGCCTGAAGGATGCCCTGGTGAG GATGCGGGATCTTTCTTCCTCAGAGAAGCAGGAGCATGTGAAGCTCCAGAAGCTCATGGAAAAGAAGAACCAAGAACTGGAAGTTGTGAGGCAGCAGCGGGAGCGTCTGCAGGAGGAGCTAAGCCAGGCAGAGAGCACCATTGATGAGCTCAAGGAGCAG GTGGATGCTGCTCTGGGTGCTGAGGAGATGGTGGAGATGCTGACAGATCGGAACCTGAATCTGGAAGAGAAAGTGCGCGAGTTGAGGGAGACTGTGGGAGACTTG GAAGCGATGAATGAGATGAACGACGAGCTGCAGGAGAATGCACGTGAGACAGAACTGGAGCTGCGGGAGCAGCTGGACATGGCGGGCGCGCGGGTTCGTGAGGCCCAGAAGCGTGTGGAGGCAGCCCAGGAGACGGTTGCAGACTACCAGCAGACCATTAAGAAGTACCGCCAGCTGACCGCCCATCTTCAG GATGTGAATCGGGAACTGACAAACCAGCAGGAAGCATCTGTGGAGAGGCAACAGCAGCCACCTCCAGAGACCTTTGACTTCAAAATCAAGTTTGCTGAGACTAAGGCCCATGCCAAG GCAATTGAGATGGAATTGAGGCAGATGGAGGTGGCCCAGGCCAACCGACACATGTCCCTGCTGACAGCCTTCATGCCTGACAGCTTCCTTCGGCCAGGTGGGGACCATGACTGCGTTCTGGTGCTGCTACTCATGCCTCGTCTCATTTGCAAG GCAGAGCTGATCCGGAAGCAGGCCCAGGAGAAGTTTGAACTAAGTGAGAACTGTTCAGAGCGGCCTGGGCTGCGAGGAGCTGCTGGGGAACAACTCAGCTTTGCTGCTGGACTGGTGTACTCGCTGAGCCTACTGCAGGCCACGCTACACCGCTATGAGCA TGCCCTCTCTCAGTGCAGTGTGGATGTGTATAAGAAAGTGGGCAGCCTCTACCCTGAGATGAGTGCCCATGAGCGTTCATTGGATTTCCTCATTGAACTGCTGCACAAGGATCAGCTGGATGAGACTGTCAATGTGGAGCCTCTCACCAAGGCCATCAAGTACTATCAG CATCTATACAGCATCCACCTTGCCGAACAGCCTGAGGACTGTACTATGCAGCTGGCTGACCACATTAAG TTCACGCAAAGTGCTCTGGACTGCATGAGTGTGGAGGTAGGACGGCTGCGTGCCTTCTTGCAG GGTGGGCAGGAGGCTACAGATATTGCCCTTCTGCTCCGGGATCTGGAAACTTCGTGCAGTGACATCCGCCAGTTCTGCAAGAAGATCCGAAGGCGAATGCCAGGGACAGATGCTCCTGGGATCCCAGCTGCACTGGCCTTTGGACCACAG GTATCTGACACGCTCCTAGACTGCAGGAAACACTTGACGTGGGTCGTGGCTGTGCTGCAGGAGGTGGCAGCTGCTGCTGCCCAGCTCATTGCCCCACTGGCGGAGAATGAGGGGCTACCTGTGGCTGCCCTGGAGGAACTGGCTTTCAAAGCAAGCGAGCAG ATCTATGGGACCCCTTCCAGCAGCCCCTATGAGTGTCTGCGCCAGTCATGCAACATCCTCATCAGTACCATGAACAAGCTGGCCACAGCCATGCAGGAGGGGGAGTATGATGCAGAGCGGCCCCCCAGCAAG CCTCCACCAGTTGAGTTGCGGGCTGCCGCCCTTCGTGCAGAGATCACAGATGCTGAAGGACTGGGTTTGAAGCTCGAAGATCGAGAGACAGTTATTAAGGAGTTGAAGAAGTCACTCAAGATTAAG GGAGAGGAGCTAAGTGAGGCCAACGTGCGGCTGAGCCTCCTGGAGAAGAAGTTGGACAGTGCTGCCAAGGATGCAGATGAGCGTATCGAGAAAGTCCAGACTCGGCTGGAGGAGACCCAGGCACTGCTGCGGAAGAAGGAGAA AGATTTTGAGGAGACAATGGATGCACTCCAGGCTGACATTGACCAGCTGGAGGCAGAGAAGACAGAACTAAAGCAACGGCTGAACAGCCAGTCTAAGCGCACAATTGAGGGGCTCCGGAGCCCTCCTCCTTCAGGCATTGCTACTCTGGTCTCTGGCATTGCTGGTGGTGAGTACAGTGGAATAGGCAGCA GAGCTGTCCCTGGGCAGGCTCCAGGGTctgtgccaggcccagggctggTGAAAGACTCACCACTGCTGCTTCAGCAGATCTCTGCCATGAGGCTGCACATCTCCCAGCTCCAGCATGAGAATAACATCCTCAAG GGAGCCCAGATGAAGGCATCCTTGGCATCCCTGCCCCCTCTGCATGTTGCAAAGCTATCCCATGAGGGCCCTGGCAGTGAGTTACCAGCTGGAGCGCTGTATCGTAAGACCAGCCAGCTGCTGGAGACGTTGAATCAGTtgagcacacatacacacgtagTAGACATCACTCGCACTAGCCCTG CTACCAAGAGTCCATCAGCCCAACTTATGGAGCAAGTGGCTCAGCTTAAGTCCCTGAGTGACACCATTGAGAAGCTCAAG GATGAGGTCCTCAAGGAGACAGTATCTCAGCGCCCTGGAGCCACAGTACCCACTGACTTTGCCACCTTCCCTTCATCAGCCTTCCTCAGG GCCAAGGAGGAGCAGCAGGATGACACAGTCTACATGGGCAAAGTGACCTTCTCCTGTGCGGCTGGTCTTGGACAGCGACACCGGCTGGTGCTGACCCAGGAACAGCTGCACCAGCTTCACAGTCGCCTCATCTCCTAA